From the Hordeum vulgare subsp. vulgare chromosome 1H, MorexV3_pseudomolecules_assembly, whole genome shotgun sequence genome, the window GACTGGACTGCCACTGTGAACCAAGGTCAAACCACCATAATTTGAAACCCCAACGCCTCCGCCTCCCCACCCACACAGAGCTCAATGGATCCTGTTTGAAAGAAATAACATATGCATCTATGGGGCGTCACCGAAGTTATCGTCATTGTTAAGAGGATGAGGTTGGAGGTACCAACCTCATTGCGTTGTCACCTACAGAGGCCCCAAATGAATGGCAAAAGGACCCCAAAACCTTACAGATTGGACCATAACTCTTCGAATAGCGCTAAGATTGCCTCTGCATCGAAACCGACCATCGAAGGCGCAAGTCGGTTTCTCTAAAGTCATACACACTAAGAAAAGTCGCACAGAAAAGTATGTACAAATTTAGGCCAGATGTTCAGTTGCACCCCTCGCAAAAGGAAAAATTATGCTCAGTTGCACATTTGTATAAGTAAAATTGTACTCACCACTACATACAGACGTTGTCAAAATTCGGATCAGAGGGAGTACATAATTTTTAAAACACATAATTAACATTTTCTCTTAAAGATGACAATTTCCTGGTCAACTGCTACGAATCAGCCTAAGAAATCATTCGCCTGTTCAGCCGTGTGATTAGTTCACTTATGATCGTCAGATCACAACAACTGCAGTGAGCGTGACCAATATCAATGCAGTGTCATTGCAGCCCGGACGGAGCTCCGGTGCACCACCGACGACGTCTGACGAGCTCCACTGCAACTCCGTCCGAGCTTCATTGCAGCCCAGACAGAGCTCCAGCGCAGCACCCACGAAGCTTCATTGCAACTCGACCGAGCTCCATTGCAGCCCCGGTAGAGCTCCAACGCAGCACCGCCGGCGTCCGACGAGCTCCATTGCAGCCCCGGCAGAGCTCCAACGCAGCACCGCCGGCGTCCGATGAGCTCCATTGCAGCCCCGACGGAGCTCCATTGCAACCCCGACGGAGCTCCAACACAACATCAACGGCTCCAACGAGGCTCGATTGCAACTCCGACGCCGGCATGAGGCAGGGATGCAGCAGGTGTTGTTCGACGCCAAGATCTCATCGTCGTCTCATCGTCGGCCCTTCGCAGCCCCGCGCCTTCCGCAATGCAGGGTTGAAAGCATATCCATGGCGGGGCTCGAGCAGAAGAAAGAAGCAATGGAGACGAAGGGGGTGGGGGAGAAAAGGGATGGCTGCCGTGTTCCTCGATGGATATAAGGAAGGACGTGCAGACGTGCGGAGGGTGGGCCTCCCCTCACGAGGACGCGTGGCATACGGAGCAGACAGTTTACGCCAAGCTGCAATCGGCCGATGATTTTAACACTTCTCTAAATGGGGATGACATATATGAGCCGTTCCCCAAGGAGAAAATCCCCAGAAAACCCACTCATAGCCACAGGATCAACATCTGACGGTGACAGTTTTGCGGATGAAAATACACTAAAATAAATGAAATGGCATGCCTTTGTGTCAAAAATGTCATACCCAAACAGTAAGACTGCCAGCCGCGGTCAGCAAACGGTCGCTGACTATTGCAGTCCTAAATAAAATGTACAATGAGAACtggtcaaataataataatatcatTAGATTTCTAATGTAAAATCTTTCATCATGACTATAATAGTTACATGTTTCTTTCCTATTTACGGTCATATCGATATTGCACGTCGTCGGAGAACATCACCAAATTTTCAGAACGGACGGAGCAACAAATTCTACAGCTTGGTTTCAGTGTTGAGTTGATGAAAGTTGGAAGAAGCAGCAAAAGAAACAATCAAAAGAGAATGCATCCTGGCAATGTCAAAGGATAATCCACCACAAGTTCACAGGCCATTTGTATGTCCTACACTAAGTAAGACAGTACTCGTACCATACAATGCTAACCGAGTCACACAACCCGACGAGGTTTCTAATCGAAATTCGCAAACATCGCCGCTTCCACTCATCCTCCCTACCACCTTGACAAGGTAAAACGGATCTCCGGTGCGATTCCACGGAGATACTACTCGTAGAAGCAACTAGCACGGCTTTGTCCGGTTCATCGTCGCCACCGTCCTCATTCTGACTTTGTTCCGTTTCCTGTTGGCTTGTTCGCCGCATGGAACTTCCTCCCGTCATCAACAGCCTCCCTGTTGTCACGACCGGCAAAACACGAATGAGAAACAAAAGCAGAGCATAGAAGTTCCTCTCTCGTTTTCGACTGGTATTAtgttttctcctctcttttttattaCCTGAATGCCTTGACGAGCTCTTTGTTCTCCGGCTCAAGCTGCACCCCCTCGTAGAATGCGTTCGCGGCTTCTTCAAACCTCTGTCGGTGCGGCCAAACCACAACAAGTGCACTCTTGAGTCATCATGTATGTATATATAGCCGTACAAAGAGGAACACAGAAACAAGGGCAGGGAATAAATGTCTGATTGCTGTGGGTCTCTGAAAGTGACAAACCTGCAGCAGGCGCAGCGCTGCACCTTCCCTGAAGCAAGCTTTCGCCCAGTCTGGCTTAAGTGCTCGGCATGCTCTCGCATCCTCCAAGGCACGATCACCTTGCCCTGCCCGCAGCCAACAAAGGCTTCTGTTCGAAAGCAATGCGGGGTCATTCGGGTCGAATTCAATGGCCTGAAATGCAGTAACGTTCAGGTGTGATGACTCTCAATGTAGTATAAGCTACGTATTAAACTTACATCACTTGATAAATGAAAGCTGGCTGGCTTGGGATTGCATCCATACCCAGATGGCATGTGAACTTACAACTAAAGTTCTAGCCTTCTAGAGTTCTTTTTGCCCCCACAACTGCTTTCAAGAAGGGAAAAAAAAACAATTCTTACTTGTGTATATGCATCCACTGCTACTAGGAAGTCGTTTCTTCTGAATGCATCATCACCTCTCGCTTTGGCTTCCAAGGATCTCTTTTTTGCCTCAGGTGACACCTGCATGGCATATTAGGTGATGTCAAAATTGTGCTGTTAAATTAACTATTAAAATAGATTCCCTGACTCTTATAAAAAGCATATATGATAATTGCAAACCTCGACGGGTTGTCGTCTCTGTAAACTGGCCGACTCATTTTCTTGCGCCTGTAGAATGTATTCAGATGTCAAAGCTGACAGAATTTGCAATGTAAACAGATTTCGTGAACATACGAGGCTATAAAAACAATCAAAATTAGATTCAAGTGGCACCTTTTCCTCTGCCATTTTAGACGATGTGTATTCTACTATTCCATCAACAGTCCAGTTCGAGACACCTGGGATTGGAGACGTCAATGGTAAAAGATGTTCCACAACTTCAAGGTTATCCCTTAATGCAGCAACCTGTATAGGCTTAAATCCATCCTGCAGGTAAGAAAGAAGGAACGGTTAGATTCACTGGATGTAGGCAGTGATGATGCTTCAAATAGTTATTCCCCATGAATAATAAGCTTAGAAAtggattattattattattttccacTCTTCTGGTTTGCATAAAAGAGACTGTTAAAAATGTACAGTCTAGCTAAAATCTGTACTGGCTAAAATGCAATGCAGATTCACCACCATGATTACACACGGCGTAATATGAGAGAAATAAACTCTAGCAACAAAACAATAAACAAGTTACATGAATTGCAATGCACAGTGTCACCATCATTACACATGACGTAATATGCAACAAAATAAATTATAGCATCACTACACCTAGCAAAGTAACATGACGTGCTCAGACATGGTGACTTACATCATCAGAGGTATTTGGGTCACCTCCAGCTTGAAGCAAACATTTGATCATTTCAAGATTTCCAATGTCTGCAGCAATATGCAATGGGGTTGCTCCAGCAGCAGTGAGATTCGGGTTTGCACCTGCCTACGTTGCACTTTATTAAGTTAATTATCAAACAAATATATAAAGCAATGTTGTGCATTATATCAATGCAGAAACAGAAGTAAAATGGCAACAATAAAACGAGAATAAACATTTGAATATTTTCCTCCGACTTTCTACGCTTGTATACACATTACCACTTGCATTACAGTAATTAAGAAATATTATACTTATTTCCAATTCATGTGCATGTTTGCCAAATCCCAAGGCACAAACAGCATTGTCTAACAGGGAAAACAGAGCATCCAGTAACCAAAAATAGGCAATGACATCTATGTGACGAAAATGAACCAAATTAAACAAATCCTTTATTTGTCCAATCATGTACCTGGATTAGAACCTCCAAGCATGGGAGGGAACCAGCTGCAACAGCAGACAACAGCGAAGTGATTCCATCAGCAGTTTCAGTGTCCGGCTGCAAAAGCAAGGTTGTAAGAACTAGTTTGAGTACAAAAGTTGCTGAAAGCCCGCCTAACTAAATCGAATTCATACAGAACACCTCAGAAAATTAATTCATGCTGCAGGTTTTTGCTGCTCACGGTTATAAATTAAGGAGTAAATGTTGTCCAAATCTTATTGAAGATGCTGGAGAATGACATGGCAGCATGTTACAGTAACAAGCGTATTCCCTATAACATGGTTGAAGACCGTTGCTGCTTTAGTTAATTATATTTACGACTAAAATCAGCACATAGTCACGAGTATTGCACTGAACCTTGGCACTGAATAACTGAAAATTCAAATTAACAAATTGTCGGAGAGAATGCATAGACGAGCAACTACCTTAGCATTGTGTTCAAGCAGAAGCTTGACCGCGTCCTGCTGTCCATGACCAGCAGCCCAAACAAGGGGAGTACCAGACTCGCTTTCAGATTCGACATCGACTCCCTTACCAAGCAAAAGCTTCATAATCTCTATGTGTCCTGTAATAACAACGAGGAAAATAAACGCCACACGTTTGTTCAGATATTCTCTCCACTTCTTCATCATCGGCATAAAGAACAACGAGTAGGACAGATCCACCAGCGCCAGGAGCCGGCAATCGACACCGCACGGAGCACTGCCATTACCTATCCCTGCAGCATGATGCAGTGCCGTGGCTCCCATGTTAGACGCGACGGAAGGATCGGCCCCGCGGCCGAGCAGGTActccaccgtctcgaggcggCCCTGCCGTGCTGCGTGGATGAGTGGGGTTTCGCCTGGACAAATTGATTCAGATATTATGCATCACCACCACACCAAAGCATCGATTgaattgcacacacacacacacgttaTGAATCAGAACAATATACAGAGAGAAAGTAAGCATCACCGCGTCATAGCATGGGGACAGGGATTGAGGGAACAATTACCATCGTCGTCCTTGGGGTCGACGGGGAGGCGGAGCTGCTCGACGAGGAACTGGCAGACCTCGGTGCGCCCCTCCCGGGCCGCGAAGTGCAGCGCGGTGCGCCTGTTGGCGTCCCGCACGCCGGCGGCCACCGCGGCCGCGCCCTTCCCCTCCTCGTCGAGCGCGGACCCGAACTCTGCGCCACCAACAccaagaaaccaagcaggtgagCAAAGCGGCGCAAGATTCGTTCTTTCGCGGAGAGGGGGCGGGAGCGGGGGGGGGCCTACTCCGGAGGGCCTCGAGGTCGCCGGAGCACGCCGCCTCCAGGAAAGCCTGCACCTTGctccgagctgcagcggcgggccAGATTGAGATTGAGCGGGAGAGATCTTTGGTTAGGGAGGGTATAAGGAGAGGTGGGATCGTGCGGCGCGCGTACCtgagagggcggcggcggcgtcggccATCGGAGCCGGAGgcgggggagaggggagagggttcTAGAAGCTTCTGGAGGCGGCGGGGCTCAGAGCCTGAGAGAAACCtatatggtggtggtggtggctctGGAAGCTTTTAGGCTCGCCTTTGCTACTTGGGCCCGTTTGTAAGGCCCAGCCCACCCATGCCCATTTTCCTTTGCAATAGTACTACCCCCATCCTTGTCTCAAAAACAAAAGTAATTCCATACTACTACTAAAAACCAAGAACAATTtaacagaaaacaagaaatatTTCCCTAAAAAACACAAGAATTATTCCATTATACCCTAGAAAACATGTTAATTTATCTGGTTTTGATAGAAGAAAACAAATGGTCATTAACTATCTTACGCTGAATAAGAAGCTTAGGAATGGATCCAATGGGCTCTACGATGCCCTCTTAAGGGGTGGTTTCGGTTGGaaggaaaaataaataagaaaGGGGCAACATTTGTGTAACCCTCTTTAAGCAGGTGGTGACATTTTGTTCCCTAGAAAGAGTGAGGACATTTTGTTGTGAAAGTGTGCCATCACTGAAAGTTCTTCATCGACCACCATCACATGTTCTCCTAACCAAAATCTGCCTACCAAACCCACATTGACATTGCTGAAGGTGCACCGCCGTTGAAGGTTCTTTGGTGACACCACATCACTCTTTTCGGCCACCACTGAAGTTCCATTGGTCCTCTGGGCGTTGTTTTAATTTGAACAcctacctgcaactagcaatgtttCCTCGAGGGTATGGGGAACCAAGTGGGTGGTCCGAAATTTCCTTTCTAATCTCGAGCTCAAATGATTCTGGTGTGAACTATAAAACTGAGAAacagaagaaaaataaataaaacaaatctCATTTTTTTGTGCCAAACTTTAAGGAATGTTTAAAGTGCATGCAAAGTTTAATCACGAAATCACATTGGTGGAAGTCGTGGCAAAGAAACCAAAATCAGAGCTCCAAAATGCGTATGAAGGTAACATTTTCAGACCATCAATTTTATTTGTTACCACCTCTTCCATCAAATGTGATTTCGTGATGAATTTATGCATGCACGCCAAACACTCCTTAAAGTTTGCCACAcacaaaaatcagaattttttgatttttttctatttttttaatttaCTGATTATCGAGGAGCATTTGAGCTCGAGATTAGAAACTACGCGTCCGCGGGAGATATGGTTACCTTGGAGGAAGCTTTTTGTTATATTTTGCTACATAAAGAATCACTCAACATTTGCAAAAGCACTATAAGTGCTTCAATTTGTTTTAATACCTAGATCAGTCTTAAGGGGGTAACGAGGTCCTAGCTACTTGTAGATATCTGACCGTTGGGTACAGGAACTAACATGATTGACAGTACCAAACTTCACACCCTGTATTACCGGACTAGTTCAAAGATTCGATCGACCAAATGAGAAAGCTCTCTTTTTGCGGAACCGGGCATGGCACCTTTGTGGTAGCATTATGTCCAAAAACACATATGGGTAAATGGAAATACCTCAGTGGTACCGGAGAAGAATGCTTGAAGAACAACTTGCTCGCCACTGCCTCATACAAACATACGTCGTTTGATAGTAACGGACAGCTCTCGCTAGGAGGTGTCGTGCCTAACATAACATCCTCTAAAAACAAGTTGGCGGTGAAAGACCAATTCCAAGCTCTTGATTGAAGGTTCACGATATCAACACCTGGTAGTACTAGGCCACCTGATTTATCTTATGCCTTCTCAAAATCTAATTTGCAAATAGCTCTGTCGAGTTTCTTCAGCAAGAAGCTCATATATATGGAAGGTTCACACAACACGACCACACCCTCGACAAATATGTGAGCCA encodes:
- the LOC123412013 gene encoding ankyrin-3; this encodes MADAAAALSARSKVQAFLEAACSGDLEALRKFGSALDEEGKGAAAVAAGVRDANRRTALHFAAREGRTEVCQFLVEQLRLPVDPKDDDGETPLIHAARQGRLETVEYLLGRGADPSVASNMGATALHHAAGIGHIEIMKLLLGKGVDVESESESGTPLVWAAGHGQQDAVKLLLEHNAKPDTETADGITSLLSAVAAGSLPCLEVLIQAGANPNLTAAGATPLHIAADIGNLEMIKCLLQAGGDPNTSDDDGFKPIQVAALRDNLEVVEHLLPLTSPIPGVSNWTVDGIVEYTSSKMAEEKAQENESASLQRRQPVEVSPEAKKRSLEAKARGDDAFRRNDFLVAVDAYTQAIEFDPNDPALLSNRSLCWLRAGQGDRALEDARACRALKPDWAKACFREGAALRLLQRFEEAANAFYEGVQLEPENKELVKAFREAVDDGRKFHAANKPTGNGTKSE